A genome region from Oenanthe melanoleuca isolate GR-GAL-2019-014 chromosome 2, OMel1.0, whole genome shotgun sequence includes the following:
- the CCNE2 gene encoding G1/S-specific cyclin-E2 isoform X1, with protein sequence MSRRSSRLQAKQQQPLSCQEEASQELQALDYLQTRKRRTAEQEIKKREDGKIAKKHQYEIKSCWPPTITGGISPCIIIETPHKEPVTTDFSRFKKYRFRNLFINPSPLPELNWGNSKDVWLNILTKENRYAHCKHFTSLHSSLQPHMRSILLDWLLEVCEVYALHRETFYLAQDFFDRFMLTQKNINKSMLQLIGITSLFIASKLEEIYAPKIQEFAYVTDGACSEDDIVRMELIMLKALKWELCPVTIVSWLNLYLQVDALKDVPKVLLPQYSQEKFIQIAQLLDLCILDVNSLDFQYRTLAAAALCHYTSIEIVKKASGLDWDSISECVQWMVPFVNVAKKVPVKLKNFKKVAAEDRHNIQTHTNYLDMLEEVNSGVVSTAPGQLSPVSTGGIITPPKSTEKK encoded by the exons ATGTCAAGGCGCAG TAGCCGTTTGCAagccaaacagcagcagccactgtcCTGCCAAGAAGAGGCTTCACAAGAACTGCAAGCACTAGATTATCTCCAGACCAGAAAAAGGAGAACAGCAGAG CAGGAGAttaagaaaagagaagatgGGAAAATTGCTAAAAAGCATCAATATGAAATTAAG AGTTGTTGGCCCCCGACGATAACAGGAGGCATCTCACCTTGCATAATTATTGAAACACCTCACAAAGAACCAGTAACCACTGACTTCTCAAGATTCAAAAAATACAGATTCAGGAACCTCTTCATAAATCCATCACCTTTGCCAGAACTCAA CTGGGGAAATTCCAAAGATGTCTGGCTCAACATCCTGACAAAGGAGAACAGATATGCTCACTGCAAACACTTCACATCACTACATTCTAGTTTGCAACCTCACATGAGATCGATACTGCTAGACTGGCTCTTAGAG GTATGTGAGGTGTATGCACTCCACCGGGAAACCTTCTACCTAGCTCAAGACTTCTTTGATAGATTCATGTTGACACAGAAGAACATTAACAAGAGCATGCTTCAGCTCATAGGAATTACCTCATTATTTATTGCCTCCAAACTTGAG GAAATCTACGCTCCTAAAATACAGGAATTTGCTTATGTCACTGATGGTGCTTGCAGTGAAGATGATATTGTAAGAATGGAACTTATTATGTTAAAG gCTTTAAAATGGGAACTCTGTCCAGTGACAATTGTCTCTTGGCTGAACCTCTATCTTCAAGTGGATGCTCTGAAGGATGTCCCAAAAGTGCTGCTACCTCAGTATTCTCAGGAAAAATTCATTCAAATAGCCCAG CTTTTAGACCTGTGTATTCTGGATGTGAATTCTTTGGACTTCCAGTACAGAACGCTagctgctgcagcactctgCCACTATACCTCAATTGAAATAGTTAAGAAAGCTTCAG GCTTAGACTGGGACAGCATTTCAGAGTGTGTACAGTGGATGGTTCCTTTTGTGAATGTGGCAAAAAAGGTCCCTGTGAAGCTGAAGAACTTTAAGAAGGTTGCAGCAGAAGATCGACACAATATCCAGACCCACACAAATTATCTGGACATGCTG GAAGAAGTGAACAGTGGAGTAGTGTCTACTGCCCCAGGGCAGTTATCACCTGTGTCAACAGGAGGAATAATAACCCCTCCcaaaagcacagagaagaaatga
- the CCNE2 gene encoding G1/S-specific cyclin-E2 isoform X2 produces the protein MSRRSSRLQAKQQQPLSCQEEASQELQALDYLQTRKRRTAEEIKKREDGKIAKKHQYEIKSCWPPTITGGISPCIIIETPHKEPVTTDFSRFKKYRFRNLFINPSPLPELNWGNSKDVWLNILTKENRYAHCKHFTSLHSSLQPHMRSILLDWLLEVCEVYALHRETFYLAQDFFDRFMLTQKNINKSMLQLIGITSLFIASKLEEIYAPKIQEFAYVTDGACSEDDIVRMELIMLKALKWELCPVTIVSWLNLYLQVDALKDVPKVLLPQYSQEKFIQIAQLLDLCILDVNSLDFQYRTLAAAALCHYTSIEIVKKASGLDWDSISECVQWMVPFVNVAKKVPVKLKNFKKVAAEDRHNIQTHTNYLDMLEEVNSGVVSTAPGQLSPVSTGGIITPPKSTEKK, from the exons ATGTCAAGGCGCAG TAGCCGTTTGCAagccaaacagcagcagccactgtcCTGCCAAGAAGAGGCTTCACAAGAACTGCAAGCACTAGATTATCTCCAGACCAGAAAAAGGAGAACAGCAGAG GAGAttaagaaaagagaagatgGGAAAATTGCTAAAAAGCATCAATATGAAATTAAG AGTTGTTGGCCCCCGACGATAACAGGAGGCATCTCACCTTGCATAATTATTGAAACACCTCACAAAGAACCAGTAACCACTGACTTCTCAAGATTCAAAAAATACAGATTCAGGAACCTCTTCATAAATCCATCACCTTTGCCAGAACTCAA CTGGGGAAATTCCAAAGATGTCTGGCTCAACATCCTGACAAAGGAGAACAGATATGCTCACTGCAAACACTTCACATCACTACATTCTAGTTTGCAACCTCACATGAGATCGATACTGCTAGACTGGCTCTTAGAG GTATGTGAGGTGTATGCACTCCACCGGGAAACCTTCTACCTAGCTCAAGACTTCTTTGATAGATTCATGTTGACACAGAAGAACATTAACAAGAGCATGCTTCAGCTCATAGGAATTACCTCATTATTTATTGCCTCCAAACTTGAG GAAATCTACGCTCCTAAAATACAGGAATTTGCTTATGTCACTGATGGTGCTTGCAGTGAAGATGATATTGTAAGAATGGAACTTATTATGTTAAAG gCTTTAAAATGGGAACTCTGTCCAGTGACAATTGTCTCTTGGCTGAACCTCTATCTTCAAGTGGATGCTCTGAAGGATGTCCCAAAAGTGCTGCTACCTCAGTATTCTCAGGAAAAATTCATTCAAATAGCCCAG CTTTTAGACCTGTGTATTCTGGATGTGAATTCTTTGGACTTCCAGTACAGAACGCTagctgctgcagcactctgCCACTATACCTCAATTGAAATAGTTAAGAAAGCTTCAG GCTTAGACTGGGACAGCATTTCAGAGTGTGTACAGTGGATGGTTCCTTTTGTGAATGTGGCAAAAAAGGTCCCTGTGAAGCTGAAGAACTTTAAGAAGGTTGCAGCAGAAGATCGACACAATATCCAGACCCACACAAATTATCTGGACATGCTG GAAGAAGTGAACAGTGGAGTAGTGTCTACTGCCCCAGGGCAGTTATCACCTGTGTCAACAGGAGGAATAATAACCCCTCCcaaaagcacagagaagaaatga